The Bacteroides acidifaciens genome includes a region encoding these proteins:
- a CDS encoding V-type ATP synthase subunit D codes for MAIKFQYNKTSLQQLEKQLKVRVRTLPIIKNKESALRMEVKRCKTEAADLEDRLEQQIQAYEAMFALWNEFDASLIKVNDVHLGVKKIAGVRVPLLENVEFEIRPYSMFNAPKWYADGIHLLEELAHTAIEREFMLAKLNLLEHARKKTTQKVNLFEKVQIPGYQDALRKIKRFMEDEENLSKSSQKIMKSHQEKRKEVEA; via the coding sequence GTGGCTATAAAGTTTCAATATAACAAAACCTCTCTTCAGCAGCTCGAAAAGCAACTGAAAGTGCGAGTGCGTACGCTTCCTATCATTAAGAATAAGGAAAGTGCCCTCCGCATGGAAGTGAAACGCTGTAAAACGGAAGCTGCCGATCTGGAGGATAGGCTCGAACAACAAATTCAAGCCTACGAAGCCATGTTCGCCCTTTGGAATGAGTTTGACGCTTCATTAATAAAGGTGAATGATGTTCATCTTGGCGTGAAAAAGATTGCGGGTGTGCGTGTACCGTTGCTCGAGAATGTAGAATTCGAGATACGTCCGTACAGTATGTTTAATGCTCCCAAGTGGTATGCCGACGGTATCCATCTGTTGGAAGAGTTGGCTCATACAGCAATTGAACGTGAATTTATGCTCGCCAAGCTGAACTTGTTAGAACATGCAAGGAAAAAGACCACTCAAAAGGTGAACCTTTTTGAGAAGGTGCAGATACCGGGCTATCAGGATGCATTGCGAAAGATCAAGCGATTTATGGAAGATGAAGAAAACCTGTCGAAATCTTCGCAAAAGATCATGAAATCCCATCAAGAAAAAAGGAAGGAGGTAGAGGCATGA